The following are encoded together in the Cheilinus undulatus linkage group 3, ASM1832078v1, whole genome shotgun sequence genome:
- the LOC121506722 gene encoding odorant receptor 131-2-like — MVINDGIQLTVTVTLFVLSYIFYKINVSFCCFFILVAVFTTRNTPVSLASMAIERYIAICDPLRHPQICTVKRTYIVIGLIWFISVTPDITDLFVTLATESLSFFHGSVFCLRRNIFKDPILAYKRQVFDILYFSCVFLTLVFTYLRILFAARALSTEKMSAQRARNTILLHGAQLAMCMLSYISPSVEIVLHLIFPGRISEIRYANYLIVYILPRFLSPIIYGIRDKQFRKYLKMYLLSNKCRVRPKTVVPKD, encoded by the coding sequence ATGGTGATCAATGACGGCATCCAGCTCACCGTCACCGTCACGCTCTTCGTCCTCAGCTACATCTTCTACAAGATCAACGTCTCcttctgctgcttcttcatcctCGTGGCCGTCTTCACCACCAGAAATACGCCAGTCAGTTTAGCCAGCATGGCTATAGAGCGCTACATCGCCATCTGTGATCCTCTACGCCACCCGCAGATCTGCACTGTGAAGAGGACGTACATCGTCATCGGACTTATTTGGTTTATATCCGTGACTCCAGACATCACGGATCTGTTTGTGACCCTGGCTACAGAGTCTCTGAGCTTCTTCCACGGGTCTGTGTTCTGTCTGCGTCGCAACATCTTCAAAGATCCAATCCTGGCCTACAAGAGACAAGTGTTTGATATCCTCTACTTCTCCTGTGTGTTCCTCACCCTCGTCTTCACCTATCTGAGGATCCTGTTTGCAGCCCGGGCGCTCTCCACAGAGAAGATGTCTGCCCAGAGAGCCAGGAACACCATCCTGCTGCACGGCGCCCAGCTGGCCATGTGCATGCTCTCCTACATCTCCCCCAGCGTGGAGATCGTCCTGCACCTCATCTTCCCTGGGAGGATTTCAGAGATCAGGTACGCTAACTACCTGATCGTCTATATCCTGCCGCGCTTCCTCAGCCCCATCATCTACGGCATTCGAGACAAACAGTTCAGGAAGTACCTGAAGATGTACCTGCTGAGCAACAAGTGCAGGGTCAGACCAAAGACGGTGGTCCCCAAGGACTGA